In Desertifilum tharense IPPAS B-1220, the DNA window AAGTCTAACGATCCGGGATGAAGAACTGTGGGTTACGGATATTGAAGAACAAACAGTTTATTGTATGGATCGGGCGACGGGGGAGATTCGCTTTAGCGTTTTAACGCCGTTTGAACGCCCGACGGGGATTAGTTTTCACGCTGCTGCCGATCCGGACGAGACGCTGCTGTATGTGGTGTATTCGGGCGAAGAAGCCTACATTCGCGACGATCCAAACTCCGATCCGCCGCAACAATTGGCTTGGCGCGATCGCACCTTTATTCACCCCCTCCACTATCACTACAACGCGAAAGACCATTACGCGGTTTCTAATGGCTATTTGATTGAGATGTCCTATGTGGAGGAACTTTCGCCCCTTGATGAGGTGGAGTTAGAAAATTTAGACTGGCGAATTGCCTTACCTTCGGATACCCATCGCCAAAAGGTGCGATCGGTTGAGGCGGTGGGAATGCCGTTTACAGAGGAAATGCAAGGCGATCAGCGGGTGGCGGTGTTTCACTTCGATCGCTTGCAACCCCATGAGGGCCGGATTTTTGGCTGGAAGGCGTTAATTGAGGTTCGCAGCATTAAATATCATCTGACGCCGCGCGATACGGAAAATGCACCGCCGCTTCCCCCAGAGATGCAGGCGGTCTATTTGGTGGATAATGACGATCTCAAGATGAATTCGGAAATTGTCCAACGCAGCGCCAAAGAAGCAATTGGTAGCGAGACTAATATCTTGCGCCAGGTGTTGCGAATCCGCAATTATGTTTACGATCGCCTTTCCTATGGCATTAAGCCGAAAATCGATCCGCCGGATGTGGTGTTAGTGCGCGGCGTGGGTTCCTGCGGGGAGTATGTGGGGGTTCTCTTGGCGCTGTGTCGCTTGAATGGAATTGCTTGTCGGACGATTGGACGCTATAAGTGTCCGCCTGCGGGCGATCGCCAAAATCTGCCCTTACAACCCGATTTTAACCATGTCTGGCTGGAATTTTATATTCCGGGGTTGGGTTGGGTGCCGATGGAGTCGAACCCGGATGATATCCAAGAAAATGGCCCCTATCCCACGCGCTTTTTTATGGGGTTGGCTTGGTATCACGTAGAAATTGGTAAGGGGATTTCGTTTGAGAAGTTGCGCGTTAATCATCAGTTGGTGGATAAGGATGTGATTTCTTTGGGAGATTTGGCGATTAATCACGTTAGATTTACCATTCTCCAAGAATTACCTCCCCCGAACGATTAACAGGGCGCTCGTCCCAATGGTAAAAGTGATAGAGACAGCGAAGACATCGGGCTGCTGCTGAGAATGGGGCCCGGTCTTGAGGTTGAAAGATGAGCCGATCTCCAGTAGCGTTACTCTGAAGCATAGGGTGTCTTCTGCTGAATTTTCTATCACTCAGTCTCCATAATCTATGTCCTCTGTAAAGCAGCTTCCCGAACGACCTCCCAAACCCACGAGAAGACGGCGATCGCGCTTAAATTTAGGGTTCGAGAGAACAATGGCTATTTTAGCCGCGATCAATTTTGCGGTTGTTCTGTTCGATCTCAGCTATGTCAGAATGCGGAATTTCTGGTTGCAAGGTCAAATTCCGGTTCCGTTATTAAATACTTCGATTGCGGTTCCGGGGTTAGCCGAACGTACCGATACTTCCCCGATAACGCGACTGTACGATCCGATTAAGGGGATTGAACCCTATCGCGATACGGAACAATACCTGAATCTGGTAGATGAGGTCAATGTTTTAGTCAGACAGCAGGGGTTAGAGGCATTGCGATCGCCCCAAGGAGAAGCGCTGCTAGAGGAATTGCGCGATCGCAGTAATGAAATGATTGACACGAACCCCTTCCAGCTAGCCAATAAAACGGGAACCCTAGAGAAAATTAAAAATGATATGCGGCGTCTGATGTTTCAGACTACGGATGCTTCTTCAAGAGAATCTTTTCAAACCTTCTGGACGGCTGACTATCTCATCAATGCCCAACCCGGACGAGGCTTAGACTTTTTTAATGGACAAATTCGTCCTTTAATAAATACCAATTATTACCGTTCAATTGATGAAACCGGGCAATTTACCGATCGATTCTGGCACAGAATTGATATTTGGTTTGCAGCCATCTTTTTTATAGAATTTCTGGCAAGAACTTTTCATATTAGTCGCCAATACAAAAAGGTTTCTTGGACAGATGCCATGATTTGGCGTTGCTATGATATTTTGCTCTTTCTGCCCACTATTCCCTTTTTACCCTCAGCTTGGCGCTTACTCAGAATTATTCCCGTCACCATTCGCCTCAATGAAGCCGATTTAATTGAACTCGAACCTGTTCGCGCCCAACTCAGTCGCGGTTTTGTCACCAGCATTGCTGAAGAAATGACTGAGGTCATTATCCTCAATGCCATTAATCAATTTCAAGATGCAGTGAATAGCGGTGAATTTGCTCAAGAAGTCTTTGCCAATCTGAATCGCCCTTATATTAACCTCACAGGAATTAATGAAGTTGAAGTCTTCATAAGCCGCTTATTTTATTTAGTGGTTTACGACGCCTTACCCGCAATCAAACCCGATATTGAAGCTCTATTGCGACATAACATTGAACGTGCGGTTAGTCAATCTCCAGCCTATCAAGGATTGCAATCTGTTCCTGGATTTGACCAAATTTCTAAACGATTAACCGACCAATTCATTCTGCAACTGGCTAACCTTGTAACCGAAGGCTCTCAATCGGCTTATGACGCAATGAATGCAGACGATCCGGTGGGAGATCAACTCTTTAACCAGATGGTGCAAAACTTCGGAACCGCTTTAGGCGCAGGGGTACAACAACAACATACCCTAGAAGAATTGCAAACCTTAATTTCTGATTTCTTAGATGAAGTTAAAGTTAATTACGTTAAACGTCTAGGAGATGAAGATATCAACCGCATCCTCCAAGAAGTTCGCCAACTACAACAATCAGCTAGACAATAATTCTCATCGATTTTAATTCTGGAAATTTGAGGAAGTCCTGTAGGTTGAATTGAGGCACGAAACCCAACACAACTAGACAATAATTCTCATCGATTTTAATTCTGGAAACTTGAGGAAGTCCTGTAGGTTGGGTTGAGGCACGAAACCCAACACAACTAGACAATAATTCTCATCGATTTTAATTCTAGAAATTTGAGGAAGTCCTGTAGGTTTGGCTGAGGCACGAAACCCAACACAACTAGACAATAATTCTCATCGATTTTAATTCTGGAAATTTGAGGAAGTCCTGTAGGTTGGGTTGAGGCACGAAACCCAACACAACCCTGGCTAATACTAGCGCGACAAGCTTCCTCAATCCTATTTCTCAATCAATTAGGGATTAACCACCAGATAAGGCGATTCAATAGGTTCAGCCCTCCCGGCATTGACTAGCGCTTGATAGACAAAAGCAGCCACTTCTCCACGGGTGGCTTGTTGGTTGGGGTTGAGTTGTCGCGGTTGAGGATAGTTAATCACTAATCCGCTGCGGGTTGCACCTGCGATCGCGCTTGCTGCCCAACTGGGAATCTGTGCGGCATCATTATAAGCGGATAATACGCTCGTATCGTTGGAGCGCAAACCCAAACCACTGACTAGCGAGACGAGAACCTGCACTCTCGGAATCCGCAAATCAGGGCGGAATGTCGCATCCTCAAAGCCTGTCAAAAATTCACCCCGATACGCTGATTGAATCGCCGCACTCGCCCAGTGATTCGTCGGCACATCTCGGAAACTCGTTCCCCCGCGCTTCGCCGCCGGAGACAGGGCTTTACTAACAATGGTGGCAAACTGCGCCCGCGTGACAGGTTCGTTGGGGCGGAAGGTTCCATCCGGGAAACCCGCAATTACATCTTGGGCAACTAATGCCCGAATATAAGTTTCTGCCCAATGTCCTTGAATATCCCGCAATTGTCCCCGCGCCACGGTGGTAGCAGTAAAATCGACTTGCCCTTGAATCTTGCGACTATCGATATCATTCCCAGCAGCAGCAATCACATTAGAACGGGTGGCGTTATACACGTCGTAGCGCCCGTTATTGCGGATAATATTTCGCCCTTGACTGTCTGCTGTTCCGAGGTTGGGGTTAGCGTTGGTAATGGCAACTACCCCATCGCGGCTGTTATTTTCAATCTCGTTTTCGCGCAGAATCGGTTCGGCGGTATCTGTCACCACAATCCCATCGGTGTTATTGATAATCCGGTTATTGCTGAGGGTGGGGGTAGAGGTGCCGCCAATAGTTAATCCAAAACCCGTATTATCAAATACGTTGCCGCGAATGCTGCCGCTAGAAGAACGCGCCACAGAAACGCCGTTACCCAGATTTCGGGTAAACACGTTATTCTCAATCCTCGGATTGCCCGTACCCGTAACAAACACGCCTTCTCGGTTGTTGTTGGTAAAGGTGCTGTCTTTAATTCGGGGGTTGGTGGATTCTACCCAAACCCCGGTTCCTCGCGTGCTGGGGTTGGTAACAGTAACGCCGGTAATTTCGCTATCCCTAGCAGCAAGAATGGTGACATTTTGTCGCGCAAAGGTGGGGCTAATAAAGACGCCGCTGCCAATAATGAGGGTGGTTTGCCCTTTATTGGATTCGCTTCCGCGCAAAATTACCCCCGGTTTGAGGTTTAAGGGGAAAACTTCTCCGGTTTCTGCGGTGTAGGAACCGGGTGCAAGCTGAATGACGGTATTTTCGCCCGCCTGCTGTAGGGCGTAGGTAATGGTTCGGTAGGGGATGTCGTCGCTGATTCCCGCGTTGCTCGTATCTGAGCCTCTGCTAGGGTTCACATAAACAACTCTGGCACCTGCCGGAATCTGGGCGGTTAGGGTGGGGGATGGAGACTGGGCAAGGGCTGGCAGCACCATTCCCACGCTGCTGCACAGAACTAAGGCGGATAAGCCAACATGAACGCTTTTGATTAGCAGTTGGGGAATTTGCCCACGATTTTGAGAACCCTGATACACTCTCATTTATTTTGCAACTGAATAACAACTCAACTGAATCATTCCCAAATTGACCTTGCGGTTTACAGAGGATGACAGAAATTCGGGTGAAAGAAGTTCCCAAATCCTCTACAATAACGCAACCTTCTGCTTGGGGTATCGTCAAGAAAGCAAGGTTGTTCTCTGGATGATATCGATGAGTTTAAAGGGTTTGCGCTACGGCGTGCTAGGATTAGCGATCGCGCTTTTGGTTCCTCTGTCGCCTGCTTGGGCAGCAGAAACGGTGGTTTTAAAGTTTTTAATCTTTCGCGAGTCGATTGCGGTGAGCGAGCTATCTACGTTTGCGGAAACGGGGGAACTTTCACCCGCGTTACGGGCGTATATGGCGATGTCTAAACAAGACCCGCAGGCGGTGCAATCGGTGTTGACGCGCCAGGTTCCGGTCAATCTGATCGTGATGGATCGGGTGCTGAATAGTCCAGTAGGAGATGTGGTGTTAGATCGCCTCAGCGAGGCAATCCATACGCCTTCTAATCAGGCGAATCGTCAAGCCCTACGTTCGGCGCTGGTGCTTTCAGCAAGCGATGATAATCGGATTTCGCTGATTGAGGTGATTGAAAATTATCCGACTCAAGAGGTGCATGTGGAGGGCGATCGCCTCTTAGAAGCCTACAATCAACTGAGCCGTTTGACGGGTCGAGTTCAAGATATTTTGAAGATTTTGCGCTTGCCTTAAAACAACGGGGGAGATTCTATTTCTAGAACTTCTCCCCCATTGATTTTGCTTGATGGTTTCGATTAAGATTGACCTATTGTTGCGAATTAGCGTCTGGGATTCATCCTTAACGGCACCAGCGATGAATCGCCAACGCCAGCCCTCTAATCCGGTTTTCGGTTTAGTAAGCAAGGGTCTCTAATGTTTCCCGCAAATAGCGGCTAACCAGTTGTTCTTGGTTCAAATCGGCTAAACGGCGATCGCTACTGCGTTCGTTTTGCCAGCGCTGAAAGCCAGAACTCGCGGCGATCGCGGTTTGTAGGCTTTCCCAAATTGCGGCATCATCTGAGAACCGAGCAGACGGATAAGTTGAGCTAGACATAAATAACCTCTAGTGTGAGATGTTTGCAACCGTTAAAACTTTTAAAGCTTTACTTTTTTTAAAATAGCGAACTCACTCAATTTAGGTGTGCTGCTCATAACACTTTTGAGCCAATTGGGAGCGAGAAACCGATCGTCGCTAGCCAGCTCAATCAGCCGGTTGACTCTTCCTTCCAAGGATATCAAATTTTAGGAAGAGTCGCGCTCGTTTGCGGTTTTTCTAACCTTAAGCAGACTGTTCCTCTTTCATGGGAGGCAGAATTTGGCGCACGGGTAAGCCCGGATTGGTAAAATCAGACCGAATTTGCTCAACCGGATAGGGTGCCGTGGTGGCAAAGGTGGTTTCTGGGGTCAGCAAAACCCGGAATACCGAGATCGGCACCTGCAAAAATAAATTGCTCGCCCCAAAGGCGATCGCGCCAACGGCTAGCCCGACTAACCGCCAACCGGGGGGAAAAGGCGTCACCGCCGCTGCCATTGGGGCCCAAACGTAAATTTTCCACAAAACAATACTGAGGATCGCGGGGGCGATCGCGGCGACTAGGCGATGGGAAGGCAACTTAAATAAGCTGAGAATGCGCCGTTGCTCTTCGCTCAACACCTCCGGGCGCAGGCAAATCAACAGGATACTAAAAATATTAAATGGGCGGAACCACTGCATCGCAAAAATCGGGACGATGCCCACTAATGCGATCGCGAGATATTCCAGCCAAACGGGAAAAACCGGATCGCCCGCCGCCAAACCGAGCCAGCAAACGCCCAAAGCTAGGGGCAACACGGCCAAACCCGATGCATGAATCCACAAATATGGCTCAGACCAAAATGACTTTTTCATAATTTTCGTTTCCTTCAATTAGAAAATCTGGGAGTCTGAAGCAAACTCCAGACTCCCCAGACTTCTCTAATTATGGGAAAGCGTGCGTCGTTTCGTCACCATGCGGAAGGTTTCGATAATATCGCTTTCCTTCCAGTCATTGAACTTATCGATGCCAATCCCGCATTCAAAACCAGCATTGACTTCTTTAGCATCATCCTTCATCCGTTTCAAGGAATCGAGAGTGCCTTCATAGATCACAGTCCCTTGACGGCGAACGCGAGCATTGCAGTTCCGAATTGCTTTACCCGAAAGGACATAGCAACCCGCAACAGCACCTTTACCCACCGGGAAGACGGCCCGAACTTCCACTTGACCCAGAGGTTCTTCAACCATTTCAGGATCGAGCAGACCTTCCATTGCGCCTTGAATGTCGTCCAGGAGTTGATAAATGACATCGTACTCGCGGACATCAACGCCAGCCTCATCAGCGGCGGATCTAGCCCCCGTTGCCAGGGTGGTATTAAAGCCAATAATCACGGCCGAACTCGCGGCGGCTAAATCAACATCTGTTTCAGTGATTTCGCCAGGAGCAGCCAGCAGAACGCGCACTTGCACTTCATTTTGCGGCAGTTGCTTCAGCGATCCCAAGATCGCTTCTACCGAGCCTTGAACGTCGGCTTTCAGGACTAAGTTCAGTTCCTTCAGCTCGCCTTCTTGAGCGCGGGCGCTCAGGGTATTGAGGGTGACGCGACGAGATGCCATTGCTTGTTGCAGGCGAGATTCGCGCTGCTGGTTGGCGCGTTCGGAGGCGATCGCTTTGGCTTGTTTCTCGTCTTCAAACACCTCAAACTCATCCCCAGCCGCCGGGACATCGCTTAAGCCTAGTACCTCAACAGCAAAGGAGGGGCTAGCAACGTCTACGCGCTTGCCGCGATCGTCCACCATTGCCCGGACTTTACCCAGGGCTGCGCCGGCCACAAGGATGTCTCCAACGCGCAGGGTGCCGTTTTGTACCAACAGGGTCGCAACCGGCCCTCTCGACTTATCTAGGTTGGCCTCAATCACCGTTCCGCGTGCCGCACGGTCGGGGTTCGCAGAGAGTTCTTCAACTTCCGACACCAGCAGGATCATTTCCAGCAGGGTATCGAGGTTTTCGCCATTGATGGCGCTCACCGGAACCATAATCGTTTCGCCGCCCCATTCTTCTGCGACTAACCCATATTCGGTTAGTTCTTGGCGAACGCGGTCGGGTTGGGCCCCTTCTTTGTCCACCTTGTTGATCGCCACCACAATCGGCACTTCTGCGGCCTTGGCGTGGCTAATGGCTTCAATGGTTTGGGGACGCACGCCGTCATCGGCAGCAACCACCA includes these proteins:
- a CDS encoding transglutaminase-like domain-containing protein, with the protein product MFTQNPSLSSAGTPLKLDRWRRSIRPIGVYMLYGLASRGDKLLSIDALRGYLVEIDPDTDNTTILNPNHLNAFVGATGLAATDERVWFTRDESVYTCTWDDLTPQELIALPYEANSVAVWGSTLYVSCQKSGYIHIYNGNNGTPITKLLAPGMGVESLTIRDEELWVTDIEEQTVYCMDRATGEIRFSVLTPFERPTGISFHAAADPDETLLYVVYSGEEAYIRDDPNSDPPQQLAWRDRTFIHPLHYHYNAKDHYAVSNGYLIEMSYVEELSPLDEVELENLDWRIALPSDTHRQKVRSVEAVGMPFTEEMQGDQRVAVFHFDRLQPHEGRIFGWKALIEVRSIKYHLTPRDTENAPPLPPEMQAVYLVDNDDLKMNSEIVQRSAKEAIGSETNILRQVLRIRNYVYDRLSYGIKPKIDPPDVVLVRGVGSCGEYVGVLLALCRLNGIACRTIGRYKCPPAGDRQNLPLQPDFNHVWLEFYIPGLGWVPMESNPDDIQENGPYPTRFFMGLAWYHVEIGKGISFEKLRVNHQLVDKDVISLGDLAINHVRFTILQELPPPND
- a CDS encoding DUF1565 domain-containing protein, with product MRVYQGSQNRGQIPQLLIKSVHVGLSALVLCSSVGMVLPALAQSPSPTLTAQIPAGARVVYVNPSRGSDTSNAGISDDIPYRTITYALQQAGENTVIQLAPGSYTAETGEVFPLNLKPGVILRGSESNKGQTTLIIGSGVFISPTFARQNVTILAARDSEITGVTVTNPSTRGTGVWVESTNPRIKDSTFTNNNREGVFVTGTGNPRIENNVFTRNLGNGVSVARSSSGSIRGNVFDNTGFGLTIGGTSTPTLSNNRIINNTDGIVVTDTAEPILRENEIENNSRDGVVAITNANPNLGTADSQGRNIIRNNGRYDVYNATRSNVIAAAGNDIDSRKIQGQVDFTATTVARGQLRDIQGHWAETYIRALVAQDVIAGFPDGTFRPNEPVTRAQFATIVSKALSPAAKRGGTSFRDVPTNHWASAAIQSAYRGEFLTGFEDATFRPDLRIPRVQVLVSLVSGLGLRSNDTSVLSAYNDAAQIPSWAASAIAGATRSGLVINYPQPRQLNPNQQATRGEVAAFVYQALVNAGRAEPIESPYLVVNP
- a CDS encoding alpha/beta hydrolase — encoded protein: MSLKGLRYGVLGLAIALLVPLSPAWAAETVVLKFLIFRESIAVSELSTFAETGELSPALRAYMAMSKQDPQAVQSVLTRQVPVNLIVMDRVLNSPVGDVVLDRLSEAIHTPSNQANRQALRSALVLSASDDNRISLIEVIENYPTQEVHVEGDRLLEAYNQLSRLTGRVQDILKILRLP
- a CDS encoding low-complexity tail membrane protein, whose amino-acid sequence is MKKSFWSEPYLWIHASGLAVLPLALGVCWLGLAAGDPVFPVWLEYLAIALVGIVPIFAMQWFRPFNIFSILLICLRPEVLSEEQRRILSLFKLPSHRLVAAIAPAILSIVLWKIYVWAPMAAAVTPFPPGWRLVGLAVGAIAFGASNLFLQVPISVFRVLLTPETTFATTAPYPVEQIRSDFTNPGLPVRQILPPMKEEQSA